The Desulfovibrio sp. Fe33 genome includes a window with the following:
- a CDS encoding TRAP transporter small permease: MQTQKTTSLFDLAGAVERVAFRLNYVLERLCALLVAAMIGVVWFGILERYALAMGATWTEEMARYLMIWAALLAVPCCAYRREHIGLDLVFSRLPLNWQMPARMVLDLLGLAFFLFLAWYGVTMAGQGAHQFATIFGMTMLVPFTSVPVAAGLTAFQIVAVMIRDAARVDPLFTRKEAS; encoded by the coding sequence ATGCAAACACAAAAAACAACATCACTCTTCGACCTGGCCGGCGCCGTAGAGCGCGTCGCTTTCAGACTGAACTACGTCCTGGAACGGCTTTGCGCCCTCCTGGTGGCCGCCATGATCGGCGTGGTCTGGTTCGGGATTCTCGAACGCTACGCCCTGGCCATGGGAGCCACCTGGACCGAGGAAATGGCCCGTTACCTCATGATCTGGGCCGCGCTCCTGGCCGTGCCGTGCTGCGCCTACCGGCGAGAACACATCGGCCTGGACCTGGTCTTCTCGCGCCTCCCGCTGAACTGGCAGATGCCCGCGCGCATGGTCCTCGACCTGCTCGGCCTGGCCTTCTTCCTGTTCCTCGCCTGGTACGGAGTGACCATGGCAGGACAGGGCGCGCACCAGTTCGCGACCATTTTCGGCATGACCATGCTCGTGCCCTTTACCTCCGTGCCGGTGGCCGCAGGCCTCACGGCCTTCCAGATCGTCGCCGTCATGATCCGCGACGCCGCCCGCGTCGATCCCCTGTTCACAAGGAAGGAGGCTTCCTAA